A stretch of Strongyloides ratti genome assembly S_ratti_ED321, scaffold srae_scaffold0000039 DNA encodes these proteins:
- a CDS encoding Trypsin Inhibitor-like, cysteine rich domain-containing protein has protein sequence PTCPANMVYSTCTSSCPPKCSVENGKPQDCVYKCNAPGCECQAPFALNEKGDCVPREECSSTPTCPANMVYSTCTSSCPPRCSIDNGKPQDCVYKCNAPGCECLPPFALDDDNNCVPVEECLTNITSTTNITLPNRRGYIFRYIKRTVQKLISIIFLR, from the coding sequence CCAACATGTCCAGCAAATATGGTATATTCTACATGCACAAGCTCCTGCCCACCAAAATGTTCTGTCGAAAATGGAAAACCTCAAGATTGCGTCTACAAATGTAATGCTCCAGGATGCGAATGTCAAGCACCATTTGCGCTTAATGAAAAAGGCGATTGTGTACCACGTGAAGAATGTTCATCTACACCAACATGTCCAGCTAATATGGTATATTCTACATGTACAAGCTCCTGCCCACCAAGATGCTCTATCGACAATGGAAAACCTCAAGATTGCGTCTACAAATGCAATGCTCCAGGATGTGAATGTTTACCACCATTTGCTCTTGATGATGACAATAATTGTGTACCAGTTGAAGAATGTCTAACAAATATTACAAGCACAACAAATATAACATTGCCTAATAGAAGAGGATATATATTCCGTTATATCAAAAGAACTGTTCAAAAACTCatttctattatatttttaagataa